From a region of the Odontesthes bonariensis isolate fOdoBon6 chromosome 4, fOdoBon6.hap1, whole genome shotgun sequence genome:
- the LOC142379157 gene encoding neuropeptide FF receptor 1-like yields the protein MDLPQDHLLSLSTAEPSFSPLLQEKLNHTYNFHNTLWLTSTFSSRLHQPLSSPLPSSLAPYSSLISFPVLSTTSSAMRVPSTSSFPSSLSNISANDLTDLESLLLWTLHEPSTIALTIMYCLSFILGFIGNLMSLRVLTSRRSRRLAGVSATRSLLVNLAVCDLAVVCVCMPITLGNQIYTAWVYGDLLCRAVPFTQAVSVSASVLTLTVISVNRYYSVRSPLRARSMFTRRRILATVAVVWTVSSVMCAPIAVMNRRREISFETFTILICQEEWPQHRLKQGYNVLLFVMLYCLPVTFNLTISFLTGRQLWGGKKSSFADLDPRSLALHTSRLKTRQKIAKMVVCLVLLFAVSWLPLYLADLWIDCEQRPPSWLLQTRPFAQWLGLTNSSLNPICYCFIGDLYRSARVIRTRYCQKVAALFSTASFSNSAAVASPTAVITDIKVTSAERHHIAVAVAASASMATFPRLLSLARGQGLGQKVRDSSNSRAGSDHSISDWFRSSPTVYDSSLFSCQLHTLPHIQKPELQPARRHSVNEISVSLPLRTETVEIDLLPLRRHSGDRIYGLPADKRDVITIGREAFCYTEQHRGKTSQSYSVEGNMEDEITKMTSL from the exons ATGGATCTGCCGCAGGACCATCTGTTGAGTTTGAGCACAGCTGAGCCAAGCTTCTCCCCACTGCTGCAGGAAAAGCTCAACCACACCTACAACTTTCACAACACTCTATGGCTAACATCCACTTTCAGCTCCCGTCTCCATCAACCTCTGTCCTCTCCGCTTCCCTCCTCTCTTGCTCCATATTCCTCCCTTATTTCCTTCCCTGTGCTTTCCACAACCTCCTCGGCCATGAGGGTCCCATCcacctcctcctttccttcgTCCCTCTCCAACATTTCAGCAAATGATTTGACAGACCTGGAAAGTCTGCTGCTCTGGACCCTCCATGAACCCAGCACCATTGCTCTGACCATCATGTACTGTCTGTCCTTCATTTTAGGATTCATTGGGAATTTAATGTCCCTGCGGGTCCTCACCAGCAGGCGCAGTCGGCGGCTGGCTGGTGTCAGTGCTACACGCAGTCTCCTGGTGAACCTGGCAGTGTGTGACCtggctgtggtgtgtgtgtgcatgcccATCACTCTGGGAAATCAGATCTATACTGCCTGGGTGTACGGTGACCTCTTGTGTCGAGCTGTGCCCTTCACGCAGGCCGTCTCGGTTTCAGCCAGCGTGCTGACGTTGACGGTGATCAGTGTGAATCGTTACTACAGCGTACGATCCCCACTAAGAGCTCGCTCCATGTTTACCCGCCGACGAATCTTGGCAACTGTTGCCGTAGTTTGGACCGTGTCCTCTGTGATGTGCGCTCCAATTGCAGTGATGAACCGGAGGCGAGAGATCAGCTTTGAGACTTTTACCATCTTGATCTGTCAGGAGGAGTGGCCCCAACATCGCCTTAAACAGGG ATACAATGTGTTGCTGTTTGTGATGCTCTACTGTTTGCCAGTGACGTTTAACCTCACCATCAGCTTCCTGACTGGAAGACAGCTTTGGGGAGGGAAGAAGTCCAGTTTTGCTGATCTTGATCCTCGCAGCCTGGCTCTTCACACCTCACGCCTAAAGACGAGACAGAAAATTGCCAAGATGGTGGTCTGCCTGGTGCTTCTCTTCGCAGTGTCCTGGCTGCCGCTCTACCTAGCTGACCTCTGGATTGATTGCGAACAAAGGCCGCCATCTTGGCTCCTGCAGACACGCCCATTTGCTCAGTGGTTGGGCCTGACAAACTCCAGCCTTAACCCCATCTGTTACTGTTTCATTGGAGATCTTTATCGTTCGGCCAGGGTCATACGGACGCGATACTGTCAGAAGGTTGCTGCTCTCTTCAGCACCGCCTCATTCTCCAATTCCGCTGCAGTAGCGTCCCCCACTGCAGTGATCACAGACATCAAGGTGACTTCAGCTGAGCGCCACCATATAGCAGTTGCTGTGGCAGCTTCTGCATCTATGGCTACCTTCCCCAGACTGCTAAGCTTAGCCAGAGGCCAGGGACTGGGGCAAAAGGTCAGAGACAGCTCTAACAGCCGAGCGGGATCAGACCACAGCATCTCAGACTGGTTTCGGTCCAGTCCCACTGTTTATGACAGTTCCTTGTTTTCCTGCCAGCTTCACACACTCCCGCACATACAAAAGCCAGAGTTACAGCCTGCAAGAAGACACTCTGTGAATGAGATTTCTGTGTCATTACCTTTACGAACTGAAACTGTGGAAATAGACCTGCTACCTCTGAGGAGACATTCAGGGGACAGAATATATGGTCTGCCAGCTGATAAGAGAGACGTCATTACCATCGGCAGAGAGGCGTTCTGCTACACTGAGCAACACAGAGGCAAAACATCACAAAGCTACTCTGTTGAAGGAAACATGGAGGATGAAATAACAAAGATGACCAGCCTATGA